A genomic segment from Bradyrhizobium sp. CB1015 encodes:
- the tsaD gene encoding tRNA (adenosine(37)-N6)-threonylcarbamoyltransferase complex transferase subunit TsaD: MLGIETTCDETAAAVIERAADGSGKILSNIVRSQIDEHARFGGVVPEIAARAHVDVLDGIIDRAMAEAGIDYAQLDGVAAAAGPGLIGGVIVGLTTAKAIAMVHDTPLVAVNHLEAHALTPRLTDGIEFPYCLFLASGGHTQIVAVTGIGQYVRIGTTVDDAIGEAFDKVAKMLGLPYPGGPQVERAAAGGDATRFAFPRPMQGRPDANFSLSGLKTAVRTEASRLAELTPLDVSDLCASFQAAVLDSTADRLSVGLRLFREQFGAPGALVAAGGVAANQAIRGALDDVAKQAGTQLIMPPPALCTDNGAMIAWAGAERLALGLTDTMDAQPRARWLLDANATVPAGYGKTRAGF, translated from the coding sequence GTGCTGGGCATCGAAACCACCTGCGACGAGACCGCTGCGGCCGTGATCGAACGCGCGGCCGATGGCAGCGGCAAGATCCTGTCCAACATCGTGCGGTCGCAGATCGATGAGCATGCCCGCTTCGGCGGCGTGGTGCCGGAGATCGCCGCGCGCGCGCATGTCGACGTGCTCGACGGGATCATCGATCGTGCCATGGCCGAGGCCGGCATCGACTATGCCCAGCTCGACGGCGTCGCGGCGGCCGCGGGGCCCGGGCTGATCGGCGGCGTCATCGTCGGGCTCACCACCGCGAAAGCGATCGCGATGGTGCACGACACGCCGCTGGTCGCTGTGAACCATCTCGAAGCGCATGCGCTGACGCCGCGCCTCACCGACGGCATCGAATTTCCCTATTGCCTCTTCCTCGCCTCCGGCGGCCATACCCAGATCGTCGCGGTCACCGGCATCGGCCAATATGTGCGGATCGGCACCACGGTCGACGACGCCATCGGCGAGGCCTTCGACAAGGTCGCGAAGATGCTGGGCCTGCCCTATCCCGGCGGCCCGCAGGTCGAGCGCGCGGCGGCAGGCGGCGACGCCACGCGCTTTGCGTTTCCGCGGCCGATGCAGGGACGCCCCGATGCCAATTTCTCGCTGTCGGGATTGAAGACGGCGGTGCGCACCGAAGCGAGCCGGCTGGCCGAGCTCACGCCGCTGGACGTCAGCGATCTCTGCGCGAGCTTCCAGGCCGCCGTACTCGATTCGACGGCCGACCGGCTGAGCGTCGGCCTCAGGCTTTTCCGCGAACAGTTCGGCGCACCGGGCGCGCTGGTCGCCGCCGGCGGCGTCGCCGCCAATCAGGCGATCCGCGGCGCGCTTGATGATGTCGCGAAGCAGGCCGGGACGCAGCTGATCATGCCGCCGCCCGCGCTTTGCACCGACAACGGCGCCATGATCGCCTGGGCCGGCGCCGAGCGCCTCGCGCTCGGCCTGACCGACACGATGGACGCGCAGCCGCGCGCGCGCTGGCTGCTCGACGCCAACGCAACGGTGCCGGCAGGCTACGGCAAGACGCGGGCGGGATTCTAG
- a CDS encoding uroporphyrinogen-III synthase: protein MSILVTRPYPDNEATADNLRARGHAVLLAPALKLEPVAFHGESDVSYDAVLVTSANAIRAVAPQSPDLGLLQLPLFAVGEHTAAAAREAGFAEVIVAGGDAASLHDKVMQSTRDKVLKKKSTLLYLAGADLSRDLGGELGAEGFRVVTQTTYRMAPVKHLPREVCEGFAVHGIEAVLHYSRRSARAFLDAARDEGVEISALAIPHCCLSETVAGVLREAGASQVLAAATPDETALFDTLERALRTRLA, encoded by the coding sequence ATGTCCATTCTTGTCACACGGCCGTATCCCGACAACGAGGCGACTGCGGACAATCTGCGTGCGCGCGGGCATGCGGTGCTGCTTGCGCCGGCGCTCAAGCTCGAGCCGGTCGCCTTCCATGGCGAGAGTGACGTTTCTTACGATGCCGTTCTCGTCACCTCGGCCAATGCGATCCGCGCTGTGGCGCCGCAATCGCCGGACCTCGGTCTGTTGCAGCTGCCATTGTTCGCGGTCGGCGAGCATACGGCTGCTGCGGCGCGCGAGGCCGGTTTTGCCGAGGTGATCGTCGCCGGCGGCGATGCCGCGTCCTTGCACGACAAGGTGATGCAGAGCACGCGCGACAAGGTGCTGAAGAAAAAGAGCACGCTATTGTATCTCGCGGGCGCGGATCTGTCGCGCGACCTCGGCGGCGAGCTTGGTGCGGAAGGTTTTCGCGTGGTGACGCAGACGACCTATCGCATGGCGCCGGTGAAGCATCTGCCGCGCGAGGTCTGCGAAGGATTTGCCGTCCACGGGATTGAGGCGGTGCTGCACTACTCCCGGCGCAGCGCGCGTGCCTTCCTCGATGCGGCGCGGGACGAAGGTGTTGAAATTTCGGCGCTGGCGATCCCGCATTGCTGCCTGTCCGAGACCGTTGCGGGCGTGCTGCGCGAGGCCGGCGCGTCACAGGTTCTGGCGGCCGCAACGCCGGACGAAACTGCCTTATTCGACACCTTGGAGCGTGCGTTGCGCACCCGTTTGGCGTAA
- a CDS encoding COG4223 family protein: MADDKPEDAGLAPDAGRAKRTPPTIDLEATEVSTQPQQVAGEPEPSEHVAQEQARVEEPGSEEVKAEPQSESAEQQASVAAPVSAPVSPWVIAPFSGAVAAAVVIAVGWMLGWPAVQAPPVAPQVSSATVDALSGRVAAVEAKAAKPAADPAQVARIDALEKAASALRGDIANLRAQFDKTASALNDAKSAPPSAAPDLAALTDRIAQLERASKTERAELAQQGEKIAEAKTMDDKPLRYVVAASLLDVAVRHGDPYQTQLATARSLTAKPDMLKPLEAFASSGIPAAAALSRELLNIVPKLSPPAEAPSSEAGIVERLQAGASKLVRIERTDGVGNDRGAIVSRVTAAALRSDFAEARRELKTLPVADRAAAQAWLDKADARDAALAASRKFADDAMADLAKSAQ, encoded by the coding sequence ATGGCCGACGACAAGCCTGAAGACGCTGGATTGGCGCCCGACGCGGGTCGTGCCAAGCGCACCCCGCCCACCATCGACCTCGAGGCGACGGAAGTCTCGACCCAGCCGCAGCAGGTCGCCGGTGAGCCCGAGCCGTCCGAGCATGTCGCGCAGGAGCAGGCCAGGGTGGAAGAGCCCGGCTCGGAAGAGGTCAAGGCCGAGCCTCAGTCCGAATCTGCAGAGCAGCAGGCGTCCGTGGCGGCGCCCGTATCGGCGCCGGTTTCCCCCTGGGTCATTGCGCCGTTCTCCGGCGCTGTCGCAGCTGCCGTCGTGATCGCGGTCGGCTGGATGCTGGGCTGGCCGGCGGTGCAGGCTCCGCCGGTCGCGCCGCAGGTCAGCAGTGCGACCGTCGATGCGCTGAGCGGGCGCGTTGCCGCAGTCGAAGCCAAGGCCGCCAAGCCCGCGGCCGATCCGGCCCAAGTCGCGCGAATCGATGCGTTGGAGAAAGCGGCGAGCGCCCTGCGCGGCGACATCGCCAATTTGCGCGCGCAATTCGACAAGACGGCGAGCGCGCTGAACGATGCGAAATCCGCGCCGCCGAGTGCCGCGCCCGATCTTGCCGCGCTCACCGACCGCATCGCTCAGCTCGAGCGCGCCAGCAAGACCGAGCGGGCCGAGCTCGCGCAGCAGGGCGAGAAGATCGCCGAGGCCAAGACGATGGACGACAAGCCGCTCCGCTATGTGGTGGCGGCATCCCTGCTCGACGTTGCCGTTCGCCACGGCGATCCCTATCAAACGCAATTGGCCACGGCGCGGTCGCTGACGGCCAAGCCAGACATGCTCAAGCCGCTCGAGGCGTTTGCATCGTCCGGGATCCCGGCGGCGGCTGCGCTCAGCCGCGAGCTCCTCAACATCGTGCCGAAGCTGTCGCCGCCGGCTGAAGCTCCGTCGAGCGAGGCCGGCATTGTCGAGCGTCTCCAGGCCGGCGCGTCAAAGCTGGTGCGGATCGAGCGCACCGACGGCGTCGGCAACGATCGCGGTGCCATCGTGTCCCGCGTGACGGCGGCGGCGCTCCGCAGCGATTTCGCCGAGGCGCGGCGCGAGCTGAAGACGCTGCCCGTGGCTGATCGCGCCGCGGCGCAGGCTTGGCTCGACAAGGCCGATGCCCGCGACGCCGCGCTCGCCGCGTCCCGCAAATTCGCCGACGATGCCATGGCGGATCTCGCCAAATCTGCTCAATAA
- a CDS encoding heme biosynthesis protein HemY → MLRIVLFLVVIALAAAGAAWVADQPGEVVMTWGVWRASPTIPVFVLLLGVFAVAIVLFWSILTTIWRTPKRLRRRRHEKRHARGRHAITHGLLAIGHGDSALARRHAEVARRHAPNDPLALLLHAQSAQLEGNRDEAQRVFRAMAEREDTRLLGLRGLFIEAQRADDAVGAVMIAEEAIKLSPSATWASHAVLGFRCARGDWSGALAILDSNLSAGLIDKQTYRRQRGVLLTARALELETMDRDVARESVMEAVKLAPTLVPAAVLAAKFESEAHQVRRAIKLVEAAWLANPHPDLAEAYAHVKLGDSARQRLQRVETLAAKTPADKPGHVEGQLAIARAAIDASEFARAREVLAPYLNDPTQRVALLMAEIERAEHGDGGRARAWTLRAVRARLDPAWTADGYVSDRWRPVSPVTGRLDAFQWQTPVASLPSDKGATIESSAFEEAMLAAPPPKRVTAAPSGALVEPPEVAPAPAAQDNSPPPAREAAKEAAKETDKEAAEQAAKETAKETAEVDEPAVTPAEPANPAPPPAESSPPAATPVFRTRADLSKPASAPIQTVIPIVRAPDDPGIDDDGPSDEFTEQIGTPKAHAKAQAGGWRGFWSRWGA, encoded by the coding sequence ATGCTTCGCATCGTCCTCTTCCTTGTCGTGATTGCGCTGGCGGCGGCCGGCGCGGCGTGGGTCGCCGACCAGCCCGGCGAGGTCGTGATGACCTGGGGCGTTTGGCGGGCCTCGCCAACCATTCCAGTGTTCGTGCTCCTACTGGGCGTATTTGCCGTGGCGATCGTCCTGTTTTGGAGCATCCTGACGACGATCTGGCGCACGCCGAAGCGTCTGCGCCGACGTCGTCATGAAAAGCGCCACGCGCGCGGCCGTCACGCCATTACCCATGGCCTGCTCGCGATCGGCCACGGCGATTCCGCGCTCGCACGCCGGCATGCCGAGGTGGCACGGCGGCATGCACCGAACGATCCGCTCGCGCTGCTCTTGCACGCGCAGTCGGCGCAGCTCGAAGGCAATCGCGACGAGGCGCAACGCGTCTTCCGCGCCATGGCCGAGCGCGAGGATACGCGGCTGCTCGGCCTGCGCGGCCTGTTCATCGAGGCGCAGCGCGCCGATGATGCGGTCGGCGCCGTGATGATCGCGGAGGAAGCGATCAAGCTGTCGCCGTCCGCGACCTGGGCCTCGCACGCGGTGCTCGGCTTCCGCTGCGCGCGCGGCGACTGGAGCGGCGCGCTCGCGATCCTCGATTCGAATCTCTCCGCGGGCCTGATCGACAAGCAGACCTATCGCCGGCAGCGCGGCGTGCTGCTCACCGCGCGTGCGCTGGAACTGGAAACGATGGATCGCGACGTGGCGCGCGAGAGCGTGATGGAGGCGGTCAAGCTCGCGCCGACCCTGGTGCCGGCGGCCGTGCTCGCGGCAAAATTCGAGAGCGAGGCGCATCAGGTGCGCCGCGCCATAAAGCTGGTGGAAGCCGCCTGGCTCGCCAATCCGCATCCCGATCTCGCGGAAGCCTATGCGCATGTGAAGCTCGGCGATTCCGCGCGGCAGCGCCTGCAGCGGGTGGAGACGCTCGCGGCCAAGACACCGGCCGACAAGCCGGGCCATGTCGAGGGCCAGCTCGCAATTGCGCGGGCCGCGATCGACGCCTCCGAATTCGCCCGCGCCCGCGAGGTGCTTGCACCCTACCTCAATGATCCGACCCAGCGCGTCGCGCTGCTGATGGCCGAGATCGAGCGCGCCGAGCATGGCGATGGCGGCCGCGCCCGCGCCTGGACCTTGCGCGCGGTGCGCGCCCGTCTCGATCCCGCCTGGACCGCGGACGGCTATGTCAGCGACCGCTGGCGTCCGGTCTCCCCGGTCACCGGCCGCCTCGATGCGTTCCAATGGCAGACGCCGGTTGCGAGCCTGCCCTCCGACAAGGGCGCCACCATCGAATCCTCGGCCTTCGAGGAAGCCATGCTGGCCGCTCCGCCGCCGAAGCGGGTGACCGCGGCTCCCAGCGGAGCCTTGGTGGAACCGCCGGAGGTGGCCCCGGCCCCGGCCGCGCAGGACAATTCGCCCCCTCCGGCGAGGGAAGCCGCGAAGGAGGCTGCCAAGGAAACCGACAAGGAAGCTGCGGAGCAAGCTGCCAAGGAAACGGCCAAGGAAACTGCGGAGGTCGACGAGCCGGCCGTCACGCCCGCCGAGCCGGCGAATCCGGCTCCGCCGCCCGCCGAATCATCGCCGCCGGCGGCAACGCCAGTGTTCCGGACCCGGGCCGACCTCAGTAAGCCCGCCTCGGCGCCGATCCAGACCGTCATCCCGATCGTCCGTGCACCCGACGATCCCGGGATCGACGACGACGGCCCAAGCGATGAATTTACGGAACAAATCGGCACGCCAAAAGCCCATGCAAAGGCCCAGGCGGGCGGCTGGCGCGGATTCTGGTCCCGCTGGGGCGCGTGA
- a CDS encoding integrase core domain-containing protein yields MPWKASSVMEERLRFVARLLDGEAMTAVCREFGISRKTGYKIFCRYKEHGLEALSDRSRRPIRYANQLPQQLETLIVRLKSEKPHWGARKIRELLVRRLDGEVRVPAKSTIHAVLDRHGLVKRGGGSRHRARGTPLSQGTLANDLWCVDFKGEFRLGNGQYCYPLTVSDHASRFLLLCEALDSTREDPAITAFERLFRERGLPLAIRSDNGVPFASPNALFNLSKLSVWWLRLGIAIERIKPGHPQQNGRHERMHLTLKKEATRPPGFNSLQQQDRFDRFLHEFNAERPHEALDMKCPAELYTASARHYDGLPELSYPFHDRDVVITSCGRLCLHRKKINISIVLAGQKLGIKEVDDGIWLVSFMHYDLGYFDLEQKTLQPLDNPFGPRPVTDVSGTTSSP; encoded by the coding sequence ATGCCGTGGAAAGCGAGTTCGGTAATGGAAGAGCGCCTGCGCTTTGTCGCCCGGCTTCTGGATGGGGAAGCCATGACCGCGGTGTGCCGGGAGTTCGGCATCTCCCGCAAGACCGGGTACAAGATTTTCTGCCGCTATAAGGAGCACGGGCTGGAGGCGTTGAGCGACCGCTCCAGGCGGCCGATACGCTATGCCAACCAGCTCCCGCAGCAGCTCGAGACCCTGATCGTCCGGCTGAAGAGCGAGAAGCCGCACTGGGGCGCCCGCAAGATCCGCGAACTGCTGGTGCGCCGGCTCGATGGCGAGGTCAGGGTTCCCGCCAAGAGCACCATTCATGCGGTGCTCGATCGCCACGGCCTGGTCAAGCGCGGCGGCGGGTCGCGCCACCGCGCGCGCGGCACGCCGCTGTCGCAGGGCACGCTTGCCAATGATCTGTGGTGTGTCGACTTCAAGGGCGAGTTCAGGCTCGGCAATGGCCAGTACTGTTACCCACTGACCGTCAGCGATCATGCCTCGCGCTTCCTGCTGCTCTGTGAAGCGCTGGACTCAACGCGCGAAGACCCTGCCATTACCGCCTTCGAGCGGCTGTTCCGCGAACGTGGTTTGCCGCTGGCCATCCGCTCCGACAATGGCGTGCCCTTTGCTAGTCCCAATGCCTTGTTCAACCTCTCGAAGCTATCGGTGTGGTGGCTCAGGCTCGGCATTGCGATCGAGCGGATCAAGCCCGGCCATCCACAACAGAACGGCCGTCATGAGCGCATGCATCTCACGCTCAAAAAGGAAGCGACTAGACCGCCTGGGTTCAACAGCCTGCAGCAGCAGGATCGCTTTGACCGCTTCCTGCACGAGTTCAATGCCGAACGTCCCCACGAGGCGCTCGACATGAAGTGCCCTGCCGAGCTCTACACCGCGTCAGCGCGCCACTACGATGGCCTGCCCGAACTGTCCTATCCCTTCCACGATCGCGACGTCGTCATCACATCCTGCGGCCGCCTTTGCCTGCATCGCAAGAAAATCAACATCTCCATCGTGCTGGCCGGCCAGAAGCTCGGTATCAAGGAAGTCGACGACGGCATTTGGCTCGTCAGCTTCATGCACTACGACCTGGGATACTTCGACCTTGAGCAAAAGACCTTGCAACCCCTCGACAACCCGTTCGGCCCGAGGCCTGTCACCGATGTCTCCGGTACGACATCATCGCCCTGA
- a CDS encoding polysaccharide deacetylase family protein has product MRNALGLMLASVVAAVVIAAGGWFYYSARADQGAPKTVAARAADPLPAQAKLAAKDDVETTAAVAAKPAAPVPAPAPVMPMQPKQACANPNALGVSRVVEIDTTGGPGFGFEHFKQFDFLTEKEVVLTFDDGPWPVNTPAVLKALADECTKGLFFSVGKHATYHPEILRQVLAQGHTVGTHTWSHVNLNGKKMTEQQVKDEVEKGFSAVRFALGTNPAPFFRFPQLQHNPAMVTYFGTRNVAMFSTDIDSFDFRKGATPEKIVETVMTRLDKLGKGIILMHDFQKHTGEALPALLARLKAGGYKVVQMKAKTTFQTLPEYDEALMKDMKVPTAGTNTRPISSVVQTVSQ; this is encoded by the coding sequence ATGCGTAATGCGTTGGGCCTGATGCTGGCCAGTGTAGTTGCGGCGGTCGTGATCGCCGCCGGCGGTTGGTTTTATTATTCCGCGCGCGCCGACCAGGGCGCTCCCAAGACAGTTGCCGCCCGTGCCGCCGACCCGTTGCCGGCACAGGCGAAGCTCGCCGCCAAGGACGACGTCGAGACCACCGCGGCCGTCGCGGCCAAGCCAGCAGCTCCCGTACCTGCGCCCGCGCCGGTCATGCCGATGCAGCCGAAACAGGCCTGCGCCAATCCGAACGCGCTGGGTGTGTCCCGCGTCGTCGAGATCGACACGACGGGCGGTCCCGGCTTCGGCTTCGAGCATTTCAAGCAGTTCGACTTCCTGACCGAGAAGGAGGTCGTGCTGACCTTCGACGACGGTCCGTGGCCGGTCAACACGCCCGCGGTGCTGAAGGCGCTCGCGGACGAATGCACCAAGGGCCTGTTCTTCTCGGTCGGCAAGCACGCCACCTACCATCCGGAGATCCTGCGTCAGGTGCTGGCCCAGGGCCACACGGTCGGCACGCACACCTGGTCGCATGTCAATTTGAACGGCAAGAAGATGACCGAGCAGCAGGTCAAGGACGAGGTCGAGAAGGGTTTTAGCGCGGTGCGGTTCGCGCTCGGCACCAACCCGGCGCCGTTCTTCCGCTTCCCGCAGCTGCAGCACAATCCGGCGATGGTGACCTATTTCGGCACCCGCAACGTCGCGATGTTCTCGACCGACATCGACTCCTTCGACTTCAGGAAGGGTGCGACGCCGGAGAAGATCGTCGAGACCGTGATGACCAGGCTCGACAAGCTCGGCAAGGGCATCATCCTGATGCACGATTTCCAGAAGCACACCGGCGAAGCCCTGCCGGCGCTGCTCGCGCGGCTCAAGGCCGGCGGTTACAAGGTCGTGCAGATGAAGGCCAAGACGACCTTCCAGACTCTGCCCGAATATGACGAAGCGCTGATGAAGGACATGAAGGTGCCGACCGCCGGCACGAACACGCGACCGATCTCGAGCGTGGTGCAGACGGTGTCGCAGTAG
- a CDS encoding cysteine rich repeat-containing protein: MTRFVFIIPLLLCASAASAQQQPGHDACARDVSRFCRAVMNNGDGAVLACLKQNRTRLSKGCDKVLTDHGQ; the protein is encoded by the coding sequence ATGACCAGATTTGTTTTCATCATTCCTTTGCTCCTGTGCGCATCGGCTGCATCCGCCCAACAGCAGCCCGGCCATGATGCCTGCGCGCGCGATGTCAGCCGCTTTTGCCGCGCCGTGATGAACAATGGCGACGGCGCTGTGCTCGCCTGCCTGAAGCAGAACCGCACCCGGCTCAGCAAGGGTTGCGACAAGGTGCTGACGGATCACGGGCAGTGA
- a CDS encoding MFS transporter, translating to MTEQPNRPKMAADGITAPLRYTVFRRIWLASLLSNLGLLIQGVGAAWAMTQMAASADKVALVQTALMLPIMLISMPAGAIADMYDRRIVSVISLSIALIGASALTVLAGFNLITPELLLAFCFVVGSGNALFGPAWQSSVSEQVPPEALASAVALNGISYNIARSFGPAVGGVIVAALGAVAAFACNAILYLPLLMVLLLWRRSTEPSRLPREKLNRAMVSGVRYITNSPPIKIVLLRTLVMGLIGGAVMALMPLVARDLLHGGAQTYGIMLGAFGMGAVIGALNIHELRKRMSGEAAIRACTISMAFAMAALALSTEPVLTATALVLAGAVWMAAIALFNIGVQLSAPRWVAGRSLAAFQASISGGIAIGAWGWGRLTDYAGVEIALLTAAGLMLISPLLGIWLAMPRVGARNEDADVLADPEVRLSLTGRSGPLVVEIEYRVAQENARAFHNVMQDVQLSRQRNGAYGWSIARDIADPELWTERYHCPTWLDYLRQRNRSTQSERALHQQAIDFHIGPEPVRIRRMLERPFGSVRWKDETPDRANSEVLPVVAAGSST from the coding sequence ATGACCGAGCAGCCGAACCGCCCGAAAATGGCCGCCGACGGCATCACTGCGCCCTTGCGGTACACCGTGTTCCGGCGGATCTGGCTCGCCAGCCTGCTCTCCAATCTCGGCCTCCTGATCCAGGGCGTGGGCGCGGCCTGGGCGATGACGCAGATGGCGGCCTCGGCGGACAAGGTGGCCCTGGTGCAGACCGCCTTGATGCTGCCGATCATGCTGATCTCGATGCCCGCCGGCGCCATCGCCGACATGTATGACCGCCGAATCGTCAGCGTGATTTCGCTGTCGATCGCGCTGATCGGCGCGAGCGCGCTCACCGTGCTGGCCGGCTTCAACCTGATCACGCCCGAATTGCTGCTCGCCTTCTGCTTCGTCGTCGGCAGCGGCAATGCGCTGTTCGGCCCGGCCTGGCAGTCCTCGGTCAGCGAACAGGTGCCGCCCGAGGCATTGGCCTCCGCCGTGGCGCTGAACGGCATCAGCTACAACATCGCACGCAGCTTCGGTCCGGCGGTCGGCGGCGTTATCGTGGCTGCGCTCGGAGCGGTGGCCGCATTCGCCTGCAATGCGATCCTCTATTTGCCGCTGCTGATGGTGCTGCTGCTCTGGCGCCGCAGCACCGAGCCGTCGCGCCTGCCGCGGGAAAAGCTCAACCGCGCCATGGTCTCGGGCGTGCGTTACATCACCAATTCACCGCCGATCAAGATCGTGCTGCTGCGCACGCTGGTGATGGGCCTGATCGGCGGCGCGGTGATGGCGCTGATGCCGCTGGTCGCGCGCGACCTCCTGCATGGCGGCGCGCAGACCTACGGCATCATGCTGGGCGCCTTCGGCATGGGGGCAGTGATCGGCGCGCTCAACATCCACGAATTGCGCAAGCGCATGAGCGGCGAGGCCGCGATCCGCGCCTGCACCATCTCGATGGCCTTCGCCATGGCCGCCCTCGCGCTGAGCACGGAGCCGGTGCTGACGGCAACCGCGCTGGTCCTGGCCGGCGCGGTCTGGATGGCCGCGATCGCGCTGTTCAATATCGGCGTGCAGCTCTCGGCGCCGCGCTGGGTCGCGGGCCGCTCGCTCGCGGCGTTCCAGGCCTCGATCTCCGGCGGCATCGCGATCGGCGCCTGGGGCTGGGGCCGTCTCACCGACTATGCCGGTGTCGAGATCGCATTGCTGACCGCGGCAGGCCTGATGCTGATCTCGCCGCTGCTCGGCATCTGGCTTGCGATGCCGCGCGTCGGCGCGCGCAACGAGGATGCGGACGTGCTGGCCGATCCCGAGGTGAGGCTGTCGCTGACCGGACGCAGCGGGCCGCTCGTGGTCGAGATCGAATACAGGGTCGCGCAAGAGAACGCGCGCGCGTTCCACAACGTGATGCAGGACGTGCAGCTCTCCCGCCAGCGTAACGGCGCCTATGGCTGGTCGATCGCGCGCGACATCGCCGACCCCGAGCTGTGGACCGAGCGCTATCACTGCCCGACCTGGCTCGACTATTTGCGTCAGCGCAACCGTTCGACCCAGTCCGAACGCGCACTGCATCAGCAGGCGATCGATTTCCACATCGGCCCCGAGCCGGTGCGGATCCGCCGCATGCTGGAGCGTCCATTCGGCTCGGTGCGCTGGAAGGACGAGACGCCGGACCGCGCCAATAGCGAGGTGCTGCCGGTGGTCGCGGCTGGGAGCAGTACGTAG
- a CDS encoding hydrolase, which yields MKLSRRTILQGAASVPFAIASLRAGALAQTAPAAAPGTELPPILFVHGNGDYGALWMTTLWRMESNGVARERMMAINFTDPLARNDDKVEQAGRSSTEDQRRELAAAITELKRRTGAPRVALVGSSRGGNAIRNVIRSGGAGDVSHAVLCGTPNHGVFATDDQPNNEFNGRGTFLRSLNEGESEVTPGVAFLTLRSDGMDKYAQSDGRFIGKPGTPTNVTAEGPELKGATNLVLGALDHREVAFHPRAFREIYKFIAGREPARIAIVPETSVSLSGLVTGTPGGAPTNRPVAGAIVDVFRVDPDTGERNGGALHSSKTGSDGRWGSAQVDPAWSLEFVLTSPDAPTTHIYRSPFPRSSEVVHLRPARPLGPADKDAGAVVIMSRPRGYFGLPRDVVLLDGKEPADVKPGVPTDTAATLRLPANEVGRNIVAQFGEERIVARAWPASENRIAIAELTY from the coding sequence ATGAAGTTGTCGCGACGGACGATTTTGCAAGGGGCTGCGAGCGTGCCTTTCGCAATTGCGAGCTTGCGGGCGGGGGCGCTTGCCCAGACTGCGCCCGCCGCCGCGCCGGGCACGGAGCTGCCGCCGATTCTGTTCGTCCACGGCAATGGCGATTACGGCGCGCTCTGGATGACCACCTTGTGGCGGATGGAGTCCAACGGCGTCGCGCGCGAGCGCATGATGGCGATCAATTTCACCGACCCGCTGGCGCGCAACGACGACAAGGTCGAGCAGGCGGGCCGCTCCTCGACCGAGGACCAGCGCCGCGAGCTCGCCGCCGCCATCACTGAACTGAAGCGCCGCACCGGCGCACCTCGCGTGGCGCTGGTCGGCAGCTCGCGCGGCGGCAACGCGATCCGCAATGTCATCAGAAGCGGCGGCGCCGGCGATGTCAGCCATGCCGTGCTGTGCGGCACGCCCAATCACGGCGTGTTCGCGACCGACGACCAGCCCAACAACGAATTCAACGGCCGCGGCACGTTCCTGCGCAGCCTGAACGAAGGCGAGAGCGAGGTGACGCCGGGTGTTGCCTTCCTCACGCTGCGCAGCGACGGCATGGATAAATATGCGCAGAGCGACGGCCGCTTCATCGGCAAGCCCGGCACGCCGACCAATGTCACCGCCGAAGGGCCGGAGCTGAAGGGCGCCACCAATCTCGTGCTCGGCGCGCTCGACCATCGCGAGGTGGCTTTTCACCCGCGCGCGTTTCGGGAGATCTACAAGTTCATCGCCGGGCGCGAACCTGCGCGCATCGCGATCGTGCCGGAGACCAGCGTGTCATTGAGCGGCCTGGTCACGGGCACACCCGGCGGCGCGCCGACCAATCGCCCGGTCGCGGGTGCAATCGTCGATGTCTTCCGTGTCGATCCCGATACCGGTGAGCGCAATGGCGGCGCGCTGCATAGCTCGAAGACGGGCTCCGATGGCCGCTGGGGGTCGGCGCAGGTCGATCCCGCCTGGTCGCTCGAATTCGTGCTGACCTCGCCGGATGCGCCGACGACGCATATTTACCGCTCGCCCTTCCCGCGCTCGTCCGAGGTCGTGCATCTGCGGCCTGCGCGCCCGCTCGGGCCGGCCGACAAGGACGCCGGCGCCGTCGTGATCATGTCGCGTCCGCGCGGCTATTTCGGCCTGCCGCGCGACGTGGTGCTGCTCGACGGCAAGGAGCCGGCCGATGTCAAGCCGGGCGTGCCCACGGATACGGCAGCAACCCTGCGGCTTCCCGCCAACGAGGTCGGACGTAACATCGTAGCCCAATTCGGCGAAGAACGGATTGTGGCACGCGCCTGGCCTGCGTCCGAGAACCGGATTGCCATTGCCGAGCTGACTTACTAG